The window aaaaacTTTCTTCCGAAActggtcagtctattcttgttctgagaaatgaaggctaatccatgtgagaaattgccaggaaactgaagatctcgtacaacactgtgtactgctcccatcacagaacagcacaaactggctctaaccagaatagaaagaggagtgggatgccccggtgcacaactgagcaaaaggacaagtacattagagtgtttagtttgagaaacagactcatcacaagtcctcaactagcagcttcattaaatagtacccgcaaaacacaagtctcaacagtgaagaggcgaccccgtgatgctggccttctaggcagagttgcaaagaaaaataaatatctCAAACTGGCCaacaaaaataaaagattaagatgggcaaaaaaaCCACACACTGGAACTGTTCCTAGAGCACCAGAATCCCGGAGTCACATCTTCagtgttgacgttgagactggtgttttgtgggtactttTTAATGAAGCTACccgttgaggacttgtgaggcgtctgtttctcaaactagacactctaatgtacttgtccttttgctcagttgtgcaccggggcctcccaatcctctttctattctggttaaagccagtttgcgctgttctgtgaatggagtagtacacagcgttgtacgagatcttcagtttcttggcaattccttgcatggaatagccttcatttctcagaacaagaaaagactgatgagtttcatTAGAAAATTGTTTGTTTCTAGCCATCTTGAGCCTATAATCAATCCCACAAATGCAGATACTCCAgatgctcaactagtctaaagaaggccagttttattgcgtCTTTAATCAGAATGATTACTAATGATCAATAAGCCttctaaaatgataaacttggattagataacacaacgtgccattggaacacatggttgctgataatgggcctctgtacgcctatgtagatattccattaaaaatcagccgtttccagctgcgactaacattaacaatgtctacactgtgtttctgatcaatgttctgttattttaatggacagaaaattagctattctttcaaaaacaaggaaatgtctaagtgaccccaaacctttgaacggtagggtatatacatacacacatacacacaaagtcAAACAAAGTAAATCAAATGcatgtagaaacacacacacacacacacaccaccccataaaaacacacactcaacccccctctctcccaggctGCTAAGTGGTGTGATGATGGCATCTACCTGCTGGCCTCTCAGCCCGTGGACAAGTGTCAGTCACATGACGGGGCGGAGTCAGCGCTGCAGGAGATTGAGCGTTACCTGGATACAGCAGGACAGAACAAACTGACTGATCCTAGTGCCATCTGCAGGGACTACGAAACAGTGCTCAACCTGGAGTTCAGAGTAAGGGGATCCAATTTTATGACTCGGACATGCACTCAGACCTGGATTCATGTCATTAAAATGTCATCATAATGTGATCAATTAAATGTAAAGAAAAGATGACACAGCAAACAAACAGCTATCAAAAACTTAGGGTTCCAGGGTGTAATTCTGCTccctgctcctcttctcctcctctctcatccttctctcctcctctctcatccttctctcctctcctccctcaggacCAAGTGGAGAAGGTGTTCCAGAAGCAGGTCTCCATGCAGGAGATGTTTGAGAAGAGGAGGGTCAGTCTGAAGAAGCTGGCAGCCAAACACACCAGGCCAGTCCAGCCTGTGGCCCCAAGGCCTGAAGCCATCAAGTCTCCACTGTCATCGCCAGGTAAGTCCTTATAAACCACCTGTCCTGAAGTACTACCAGTCATTATGTACCATTATGTCCTTGTATACATATCATCAGCACCCTGTCATCACACATACAGTCCTGTCATAGGGTTAATGTTCTTTTAACTAGATCGGTCAATGTATATTTAGATATGTGTATTGTTAATATCCCACCtccgcccctccactctctcattctctcccccataGCAAAGAGAGTGCTGGAGAAGAGCTGCTCAGAGGGAGACTCTGTGAACAGGGTCAGCTGTAGAAAAGTAAGTGGAGATCCCTCTTGTGTTTTACTGTGGGGTAGAAATGATCATACCTGCAATATGCATGTCAAATAAGACACTAGCTCCAGTAGTTTCAGTAGACACTCATCCTGTGGTGCGTTCTCAGGTGGAGGGCCAGCTACAGAGCAACAGAAGTGCCTCGATGTCAGAGGAGGACGAGAACCTGGCCATCCTCAGAAAGTAAGTTTGGTCCGTGTTTTGTCCGTTGTTATATCTGACTGAATATCTGTGAGTCTGTGGTGTTTCTCTGACTTCTGTGTGTAGCGTTTCACCCATAGAGATTAATAATGATTATCCTCTGGTGTCTGTGTCATGTAAGCCTGAACTGTCTACATTATGTCTGACTGTGCTCTCTCTATGGAGACATGTAATGAATGAgctgctggagacagagagggcatACGTGGAGGAACTGCTCTGTGTTCTACAGGTGtgtatctctatccctctcccctggACCATCTGAAACCTCTTCGTCCTCCTCTCACACATGCGTATCGGTCTTAACTGTGTTTGTCCTATTGGGTGTTTCAGGGCTATGCCTCAGAGATGGACAACCCAGCCATGGCCAGTCTCATGCCCATTCCTCTGCAAAACAAGAAAGATGTGCTGTTTGGCAACATGCCAGAGATCTACCACTTCCACAAGAGGTAAATGAGCACCCCCTAGTGGTTATTAATGGTGCTTACACAGTGATAGGACTACCCAGGCATTGTACTGACTAATTGATcagctctttctctctgcatcaCTCTTCTTTATGATCTTCCAGGACCTTTCTGAGGGAGTTGGAAGAGTACGAAGACTGCCCGGAACTTGTGGGTCGGTGTTTTCTGGAGAGGGTGAGTGTTTGGAGATTGAACTGGAATATGTTGTGTCTAAATCCCTACTCTGATTGTAGTGAAGTGTTTGTGATGCAGGGgtatttctctcttttctttattctctctctctatctcatagATGACAGACCTGCAGATCTATGAGAAGTATTGTCAGAATAAACCTCGCTCTGAGAGCTTGTGGAGACAGTGCTCCGACTGCTCCTTCTTCCaggtacacaccatatacacacctCCCCTAaggtacacaccatatacacacctCCCCTAAGGTACACGCcatatacacacctctcctaagGTACACGCCATATACACACCTCCCCTAAGGTACACGCCATATACACACCTCCCCTAAGGTACACGCCATATACATACCTCCTCTAAGGTACACACCATCTACACACCTCCCCTAaggtacacaccatatacacacctCCCCTAaggtacacaccatatacacacctCCCCTAaggtacacaccatatacacacctCCCCTAaggtacacaccatatacacacctCCCCTAAGGTACACGCCATATACACACCTCCCCTAaggtacacaccatatacacacctCCCCTAAGGTACACGCCATATACACACCTCCCCTAaggtacacaccatatacacacctctcctaaggtacacaccatatacacacctCCCCTAAGGTACACGCCATATACACACCTCCCCTAAGGTACACGCcatatacacacctctcctaagGTACACGCCATATACACACCTCCCCTAaggtacacaccatatacacacctCCCCTAaggtacacaccatatacacacctCCCCTAaggtacacaccatatacacacctCCCCTAAGGTACACGCCATATACACACCTCCCCTAAGGTACACGCCATATACACACCTCCCCTAAGGTACACGCCATATACACACCTCCCCTAAGGTACACGCCATATACACACCTCCCCTAAGGTACACGCCATATACACACCTCCCCTAAGGTACACGCCATATACACACCTCCCCTAAGGTACACGCCATATACACACCTCCTCTAAGGTACACACCATCTACACACCTCCCCTAAGGTACACGCCATATACACACCTCCCCTAAGGTACACGCCATATACACACCTCCCCTAAGGTACACGCCATATACACACCTCCCCTAaggtacacaccatatacacacctCCCCTAAGGTACACACACCCAACAGCTTCAGGCTTAAGTCGTTGTTATCCCCTACTAATGTATTCTCCCTGTTCTGGTCTGGAACAGGAGTGTCAGAAGAAGCTGGAACATAAACTGGGCTTGGACTCCTATCTCCTGAAACCGGTCCAGAGGATCACCAAATACCAGCTCCTGTTGAAGGTAGAACCAGTATATACGTTGTCTCATGATTCACAAGAGCATTCTGGTCCACTCCTTTATTTTCATAATGTCTCATTGCTGATCAACATAACTcaatatgtgcatgtgtgtgttgtaggAGCTGCTGAAGtacagtaagggctgtgaggggtcAGAAGACCTGCAGGAGGCGCTCACCTCCATCCTGGGCATCCTGAAGGCTGTCAACGACTCCATGCACCTCATCGCTATCACTGGATACGATGTGAGTTCATCATCGATCAACTTCACATTCTCTGAAATATATTGCATATTCCTTTCATGGCGTCGACATCACATTATTTTAGAGATTGTGTCAACATGTCAAAATTACATAAGGCTGCAGCACCATAGCTTCTGATGAGACATGAACGTTCTCCTGACCTGTGACCCTTCTTCTGATAGGGTAACATGGGCGACCTGGGACGGCTGCTGATGCAAGGGTCATTCAGTGTGTGGACAGAACACAAGAAAGGTCATGCCAAGGTCAAGGACCTGGCCCGCTTTAAGCCCATGCAGAGACACCTGTTCCTGCATGAGAAGGCTCTGCTCTTCTGTAAGAGACGGGAGGAGAACGGGGAGGGCTACGAGAAAGCCCCCTCCTACAGCTTCAAACAGTCCCTCAACGTGAGTCTGTCTGTCCACATGTCTGCTTGCCTGcccgtgtgtctgtctgactgtagtagGTCTAACAGTGTTTGATATTACAAGTGAGTTAAAATTGAGCTTTTAGAAGGCAACAGCTTCCAAAATGTATGCCCTATCAGATGAGTGCTGTGGGCATCACTGAGAACGCCAAAGGTGACAACAAGAAGTTTGAGGTCTGGTGCAACTCACGGGAGGAGGTGTACATCGTTCAGGTGAGTGGTTTTGCCCAAACAACTGCTACAGACTACATGTCTAAAGTTTATTTACAATGATACAGAAATCATATCAGACTATTTAGATAAAACAAAACAGAGGTTTCACCATTGTATTTCAGGCCCCAACGTCTGAGGTAAAAACAACGTGGGTGAAGGAGATCCGGAAGGTTCTGACAACGCAGCTGGAAGCCTACAGAGGTAGGCAGGGTATCTGTCTGTGGCAGACCTGATGTCAAATAGTATTAGTTGTATTTCTAATACTTTGAGTGTATTGTAATTACATTGAGTATTACATTCACTGGTCATGATGTAGTGGTACTGTAGTTGATCTCCCTGCGTGTCTTCCAGAAGCCAGTCAACAGAGGCCGTCAGACGGATTGTTCCAGTTCCCCTCTGGTGCTGGAGCACCTGTCAGCCTCAGGTCAGTCATCTGACCCATACTGACCGATTAAAGAGTCAGAGCCTCTTATTCACAAATGAGAAGTAATCAAAAGACCCCCCTTGAATGTTATGCACTGTATATTACATGGAATAATGGGGTCTGTTTAGGGGGATGTAAGAGAAGGTTCAGGCAGAAATGTATCATGTAGAACAGATATGATTGTCTGTCTGATAGAATATGTAATCATATCCGCTCAATTCATTCTGTTTCTATCGGCAATGTTCAACAACCTGAATACAACATGTTGTCTTAAAGTCAAAtctcatttttatttgtcacatgtgccaaataaaacatgtagaccttactgtgaaatgcttaccaACAATGCAATTCAAGAAATAGACTTAAGAAAATATTGTGAAAAGTGAAATTTTTAAAATTatacatacaaatatatacatttaaatttcattatttttatatatatatatatatatatatatatatatatataaagttgaagttggaagtttaaaaaacaccttagccaaatacatttaaactctgtttttcataattcctgacatttaatccttgtaaaaaattTCCCGtcttggtcagttaggatcaccactttattttaagaatgtgaaatgtccgaataagAGGCAGTGAATtcttactgggattaaatgtcaggaattgtgaaaatttggctaaggtatataaacttccgacttcaactgtgtgtgtgtatgtatgtatgtatgtatgtatgtatgtatgtatgtatgtatgtatgtatgtatgtatgtatgtatgtatgtatgtatgtatgtatgtatgtatgtatgtatgtatgtatgtatgtatgtatgtatgtatgtgtgtatgtgtgtgtgtgtgtgtgtgtgtgatgaacaGTAAgaagaaaattacataacaataacgaggctatatacagggggtaccggtaccaagtcaatgtgcgggggtacaggttaatcGAGGTAGTTtgtaaagtgattatgcatagataataaacagaaagtagcagcagtgtaaacatgtgttgcaGTGAGTTTCTGACAGACCTGTTtcatcctcctgtctcctcagtccatttagaagaggggagaggagcatTAAGGAGAAGGGAGAACCCAGCAGCCCTGACGCTAACTCCTGCTCCTTCCCAAAGACCAAAGGtgagcagagagtgagagaggggaggaggatacTGCCTTATAACATAAAGAACGCTCAGACACCACCACCTTTCAACTGGGTCCAATGCTAAATTCAAAGCTATTTTTTACTCTCAACAGTATTTAATAGTTATCACTTTCCTAAAACGTTTCCTAAAGCGTTTCTTGTTTCACCTAAACACTGAACTATACTATGTTCTGACTTTTACTCTTAACTAAatgttgcttctctctctgtaatGAGATGACtaatctttctcctctcttccctccgtTTGCCGATGTCGTcacttctctttctgtctttctattTCTCATGTCTTTCTCTCATCACTGCactttccttctctccatcccttccttctTTTATGCCTCCCACACCTCTCCctgtcgctctcctctctctctcatcccactcgcctctccctccttccttccttctctcccctgctccgctccttctcctgGCCCAGAAGAAGCAGTGACCAGTCCTACCTCAGACAGAGCAGCTGTGGCTAAAAAGCGTTTTACCTTGCAGGGTTTCAGTAACTTCAACAAAGGTAACAGCCCTAGCTGGTCACCAAGGGTTGCCATAGTAATCATATACATTGTTACTATATGTCAGCACTgtagcctactactactactactacaggatAAAACATGGCATGCTTCCTTCCACAGACCTCTCGCCTCCTGACAATAAAAGCTTAACTTTACCCAGGATTCCCTTCTCTTCATCAGGTACCTGAAAATGTAGCTAAAGTGACCATAGATTAGAATCTAGAGAGGTAATTTAGTCCCATAGCTTAagtcagtgtttcccaactccagtcctcgggtaCCCCTACAGTACAGATTTTTATCGTAGACCCAGAGCacagctgattcaacttgtcaactaatcatcaagcccttgatgAGTTACATGAGGTGTGTTTGTCCGGGGCTACAACGAGTACCTTTGGGGGTACTTGAGGACCAGAGTTGGGAAACGCTTGCTAAAGTGACGACCATTTAGAGTTGTACTGTAGCTGACTTCAGGGACCCTGTATGTTTTTCACCCCTGTAGTCTGAGTAGCTGTAGGATGACAATGTTTGTACAGAGAACAACATACAGTTAGAACATACAGTTTGTGGTGCTCCTTTCAATGTCCTCTGCTCTCTTCATTCTTTGTCTGCGCTTACTTTAACTTCCACTTCCAAGATATGTTACTACTAATATTTGTCTTATTTGAGGGTTTTGCTgctcctcttcactctcttcctcttttaTTCCTGTCTTCCTGTGATGGCTAGGATCTCCCACAAGCCCTGACCATAAAACCAAACGTCATGAGATAAAGAGTGATCCTACTCCGTTCGGCTTTAAAGGTACGTCTTCCCATAATGACCCTAGCCACTGTATCTGTGGTTGACCACGGTCGCTGCATTCGATCATTTCATccgtggttggtcagggtgtatTGATTTACAGACAGCGGAGAAATGTGGCTCATCACGGAATGTATAATACGCTGTGTTGACTGACAGGCACCCGGAGTCACAGTTACCATGGTCGGGCATTCATTGTGGTTGAGCACGTTTGCCTGTGGTCAATCTCTTTGACTATGTTTCAATAGGGTCGTAATGTATCTTTCTCTCAGACCCAGGCCCTCACGCTCACCTCCACCTGGGCAGAGTCAGGTGGTTCAGCACCTCGAGTCTCTTACAGGCCAAGAGGAGAGGTACCGTACAGCACTcaactggactggactggtttaGATTGGATTAAGATGTGTGGTgatcacaaaatggctgccaaATTTCACTGAGAGATTTTCCCATCTCACTCCCTACACACTGTGTTCCCTTGCCTGAGTGTGTGGATACACATGACCACCTAAATGCTTATGTTGATATATTTATCAAAAAAACATCACACTCCTTATTGCTGAGTAGTGTTGTGGTTCTGAATAGTCCACACGATTACTGTAGTTTCACTCCATTCGACTTGGTCCTGTTCCTTCTGATTGCGGTCCACCCTGTCACTGACCGTGTCTGGTCTAACAGAGGTTGCTGAAATGCCTACTCTCAATGTCTCCCGGTCCCCCtccgtgtgtgtgcgcgcgcacgaCTGAGCGAGTGTGTGTTTCAGGCTACACAAGACACCAAATTCTTATGtaccctttctccctcctctagGATGGACCAAGGGCTCTCTCTCATTGGACGCCAATGAGGAGAATGATGGCTACTCTAGCCCTGAAGAGCCCCTGAACTCAGACCCCGAGGACGAGGAGGGAAAGAAACTAGTGAGTGCGGATGTGAGGATACTTATCCACTCCAAGCTGGGATGTGGCTCCATGTAGAAACAGTTTTTAAAAATGGTTTACAATCATACATACAATCTAACACCATATATTGACTGTGCACAGTGTGCAGGGAAGTACACAGTGGTGTCTGACTATGAGAAGGGAGAAGGCCAGGACCTGTCAGTCAAGAGTGGTGAAACGGTGCAGCTGATCAAGGAGGGAGATGACGGACAGTGGTGAGAATATTACCTTGACACCCTTACACTTGATTGGTTTTACAATTTAACAGTCAGAACCTATTCCAACACAGTCCTGAACCCTCCAGTCATATTCTATAGGGAAAACCATAGTGcaggtctctccaaccctgttcttggagaTCTACCCTCCTAGGTTTTTGCTCCCAACGCCAGTTGTAACTAACATGATTCAtgttatcaaccagctaattattagaatcaggtgtgctaggtTAGTCAGAGTGAAAACCTACAAGACTGTAGCTCCCCGGGAACGAGGTTGGAGAGACCTGCCATAGTAAAACGTAACACAACATTTTGAAACAGGAAACAAAAATAAGCTATTCTTATCAGACAATGTGGGTAGCTCGTCCCTGTTGCAGTCCCTTTTTTCTGTGCCTTATGAATATGACCCACTATTCAAATCTGAGCAGTGTTGAGTTGGGGCGAGGTGGTGGTCAaggggttgtgtgtgtttctgtgttggtgCAGGTTTGTGAAGAACTTGAAGACCAAGCAGGAGGGCTGGGTGGCTGCAGCCAACATTCTCACCCTGATTGGAGAGTCCAAGTCCTGCCAGTCTCTCACCAGCTCAGGTAAAACCCCCTCTCCATGTAGAATTGTGTGTCTCTCCTTAaccatctcctctaacctctggtctccctgtgtatgtctgtgtgtattccAGAGGGCAGTGGCTCAGGAAAACTCAGCACTTCATCCAGCTGCTGTGAGACTTACACCAGCTTCTCTGACATCAAACCCTGAACCCTCCACCCTTCCCTGGCCACCCAAGACCCTTTCTCTCCAGATCCCAACCCAACAGCACCAGCTGGTGGCTCCCCCAGCAAGACAGCACTTTCTCCCCCCACCCTAAACACAACTTCACCCACCTTACCCAGAGGCAAGCCCTTCTATTAGGATACTGGTCAGAAACTTCAAGAAGATGCCAACAATAGACTTAATCAGATATCATTGACTAGAGAATGGGCTCCAGCGCCCTTGTGTAGTTGAAGAGATGTAGTGTAGGTGGGCAGCAGCTACCCATAGACACTAATCTTAGGTCAGTTTGGCACTTTTGCATTTATCCTTCATAAAATTGtcaaggttaggattggggattACTACAGTATTAGTAGCACTATTAGTAGCACTAACAGACAAAATGATATGGACAAGATGGAACCTGACATAacccatagaaatataataccATTTTGTTATGAATTCTAATTCTAAGATTAACCTAATCAGGTGTCACTGATATAGCGACCCCATCTGCCATAGAGTGGTGGCTATGGATCGGGTGGGGCCCTTTTTGTTGTACTGTAAGTTACAATGCTGTTGGTCTGCATCATGGTCCCCTTGATTGTCTACAAATAGACAagacttttattttttttaaatataaaattattgtaaataagaaagaTTATGATTGAAAAGTATACCATGTGTAGCTTTTCAGATTGTAGCTCTAAGTTCTACCAGTCACCTCAACTGGTGGCCATATAAGTAACCAATATGACCTTTTGTAGGCCTGTGACTATCTTATTGCCTCTTGGAGAGTGAGGAGTTACTGTTTATTtgaaaacagagggaagggaatgACACTTGTTATGTACTTTGATAAAGATGTTATTCtatgtctgtctatctctataatgtaatctctccctccttcttgtTCTCATAGCCTACCCTGTCCTGCAGCATTAGTTTTGTATATGGTTCAGACAGAGCAGTCACAGTATCACTGTTTCCTCTGTCCTCGTCAAATGACTTTATTATGAGATCCCCTTTCCATCCATTTAACATGACTTTAGTCATTGCAGGTGTCTTCTCCATGTGTACTGTGAACTTTCCTAGTTTTGTGAATAACTCAGTGTATAGTCATAACTTATTTATTGTAAAGCAATCATATTTTTTTATGTAGATATTGTTTATTAACTCACTTTTCTTTATGAAATCAGAAATTCTCTATCAGTCAGCAGTTGT of the Oncorhynchus masou masou isolate Uvic2021 chromosome 10, UVic_Omas_1.1, whole genome shotgun sequence genome contains:
- the LOC135547355 gene encoding guanine nucleotide exchange factor DBS-like isoform X12, encoding MALNQVSLLCQHVSNLWLKLQHRTDEIMQQESSPLCAIDITPDLRKQFAYLSGGRGQNGSPIIVFPEFPAFGEIQEREFHNVLTYLTSIPSLSAAGVGFILVIDRRQDRWAAVKGTLLRIAGSFPGNLQLVLVLRPTTLFQRTLSDILFKFNKDEFKMKVPMIMLSSVTELHSYIDRTQLTTELGGTQEYCHEKWISHRTAIEAFALMVKRTAQILQSFGTELAETELPNDIQATSNLLGTHINKKSKMKEDLLVALGQGSRLLESINEPVVRDPDHNMNQDELENLATVQRLLSQLNETERAFDEFWERHKTKLEQCLLLRHFEHNYREVRCLLDQVAERLTTFSEVGISPAHADHIFRELSSHEERVCEVLDRAQALAREGDELIQNTHYAEDSIQPKCIELRAVNEELSTYLRAKKDHLLRAIELHHSLERAAKWCDDGIYLLASQPVDKCQSHDGAESALQEIERYLDTAGQNKLTDPSAICRDYETVLNLEFRDQVEKVFQKQVSMQEMFEKRRVSLKKLAAKHTRPVQPVAPRPEAIKSPLSSPAKRVLEKSCSEGDSVNRVSCRKVEGQLQSNRSASMSEEDENLAILRKHVMNELLETERAYVEELLCVLQGYASEMDNPAMASLMPIPLQNKKDVLFGNMPEIYHFHKRTFLRELEEYEDCPELVGRCFLERMTDLQIYEKYCQNKPRSESLWRQCSDCSFFQECQKKLEHKLGLDSYLLKPVQRITKYQLLLKELLKYSKGCEGSEDLQEALTSILGILKAVNDSMHLIAITGYDGNMGDLGRLLMQGSFSVWTEHKKGHAKVKDLARFKPMQRHLFLHEKALLFCKRREENGEGYEKAPSYSFKQSLNMSAVGITENAKGDNKKFEVWCNSREEVYIVQAPTSEVKTTWVKEIRKVLTTQLEAYREASQQRPSDGLFQFPSGAGAPVSLSPFRRGERSIKEKGEPSSPDANSCSFPKTKEEAVTSPTSDRAAVAKKRFTLQGFSNFNKDLSPPDNKSLTLPRIPFSSSGSPTSPDHKTKRHEIKSDPTPFGFKGWTKGSLSLDANEENDGYSSPEEPLNSDPEDEEGKKLCAGKYTVVSDYEKGEGQDLSVKSGETVQLIKEGDDGQWFVKNLKTKQEGWVAAANILTLIGESKSCQSLTSSEGSGSGKLSTSSSCCETYTSFSDIKP
- the LOC135547355 gene encoding guanine nucleotide exchange factor DBS-like isoform X3, with product MELDLKERRQGFLEEGKGRGGTTEKEGREVSELGGEEEEECEVELDSGLCVEGESERSVGQMGLDSGERIEGQKEQEDHWLNMEGQLECLPGRQGELELGLDSRLTGESMEESHMKELSDVYSWEKMKRGTEIDKRIEVEGERVESRIWMGGETKDKSMEEELKLRLRPMKEKRGMSVRISLEEVERYYRFSRCCYWLQNEIMQQESSPLCAIDITPDLRKQFAYLSGGRGQNGSPIIVFPEFPAFGEIQEREFHNVLTYLTSIPSLSAAGVGFILVIDRRQDRWAAVKGTLLRIAGSFPGNLQLVLVLRPTTLFQRTLSDILFKFNKDEFKMKVPMIMLSSVTELHSYIDRTQLTTELGGTQEYCHEKWISHRTAIEAFALMVKRTAQILQSFGTELAETELPNDIQATSNLLGTHINKKSKMKEDLLVALGQGSRLLESINEPVVRDPDHNMNQDELENLATVQRLLSQLNETERAFDEFWERHKTKLEQCLLLRHFEHNYREVRCLLDQVAERLTTFSEVGISPAHADHIFRELSSHEERVCEVLDRAQALAREGDELIQNTHYAEDSIQPKCIELRAVNEELSTYLRAKKDHLLRAIELHHSLERAAKWCDDGIYLLASQPVDKCQSHDGAESALQEIERYLDTAGQNKLTDPSAICRDYETVLNLEFRDQVEKVFQKQVSMQEMFEKRRVSLKKLAAKHTRPVQPVAPRPEAIKSPLSSPAKRVLEKSCSEGDSVNRVSCRKVEGQLQSNRSASMSEEDENLAILRKHVMNELLETERAYVEELLCVLQGYASEMDNPAMASLMPIPLQNKKDVLFGNMPEIYHFHKRTFLRELEEYEDCPELVGRCFLERMTDLQIYEKYCQNKPRSESLWRQCSDCSFFQECQKKLEHKLGLDSYLLKPVQRITKYQLLLKELLKYSKGCEGSEDLQEALTSILGILKAVNDSMHLIAITGYDGNMGDLGRLLMQGSFSVWTEHKKGHAKVKDLARFKPMQRHLFLHEKALLFCKRREENGEGYEKAPSYSFKQSLNMSAVGITENAKGDNKKFEVWCNSREEVYIVQAPTSEVKTTWVKEIRKVLTTQLEAYREASQQRPSDGLFQFPSGAGAPVSLSPFRRGERSIKEKGEPSSPDANSCSFPKTKEAVTSPTSDRAAVAKKRFTLQGFSNFNKDLSPPDNKSLTLPRIPFSSSGSPTSPDHKTKRHEIKSDPTPFGFKGWTKGSLSLDANEENDGYSSPEEPLNSDPEDEEGKKLVSADCAGKYTVVSDYEKGEGQDLSVKSGETVQLIKEGDDGQWFVKNLKTKQEGWVAAANILTLIGESKSCQSLTSSEGSGSGKLSTSSSCCETYTSFSDIKP
- the LOC135547355 gene encoding guanine nucleotide exchange factor DBS-like isoform X10, with the protein product MILWMKTEEMALGAMLESLRLVTQNIDEIMQQESSPLCAIDITPDLRKQFAYLSGGRGQNGSPIIVFPEFPAFGEIQEREFHNVLTYLTSIPSLSAAGVGFILVIDRRQDRWAAVKGTLLRIAGSFPGNLQLVLVLRPTTLFQRTLSDILFKFNKDEFKMKVPMIMLSSVTELHSYIDRTQLTTELGGTQEYCHEKWISHRTAIEAFALMVKRTAQILQSFGTELAETELPNDIQATSNLLGTHINKKSKMKEDLLVALGQGSRLLESINEPVVRDPDHNMNQDELENLATVQRLLSQLNETERAFDEFWERHKTKLEQCLLLRHFEHNYREVRCLLDQVAERLTTFSEVGISPAHADHIFRELSSHEERVCEVLDRAQALAREGDELIQNTHYAEDSIQPKCIELRAVNEELSTYLRAKKDHLLRAIELHHSLERAAKWCDDGIYLLASQPVDKCQSHDGAESALQEIERYLDTAGQNKLTDPSAICRDYETVLNLEFRDQVEKVFQKQVSMQEMFEKRRVSLKKLAAKHTRPVQPVAPRPEAIKSPLSSPAKRVLEKSCSEGDSVNRVSCRKVEGQLQSNRSASMSEEDENLAILRKHVMNELLETERAYVEELLCVLQGYASEMDNPAMASLMPIPLQNKKDVLFGNMPEIYHFHKRTFLRELEEYEDCPELVGRCFLERMTDLQIYEKYCQNKPRSESLWRQCSDCSFFQECQKKLEHKLGLDSYLLKPVQRITKYQLLLKELLKYSKGCEGSEDLQEALTSILGILKAVNDSMHLIAITGYDGNMGDLGRLLMQGSFSVWTEHKKGHAKVKDLARFKPMQRHLFLHEKALLFCKRREENGEGYEKAPSYSFKQSLNMSAVGITENAKGDNKKFEVWCNSREEVYIVQAPTSEVKTTWVKEIRKVLTTQLEAYREASQQRPSDGLFQFPSGAGAPVSLSPFRRGERSIKEKGEPSSPDANSCSFPKTKEEAVTSPTSDRAAVAKKRFTLQGFSNFNKDLSPPDNKSLTLPRIPFSSSGSPTSPDHKTKRHEIKSDPTPFGFKGWTKGSLSLDANEENDGYSSPEEPLNSDPEDEEGKKLCAGKYTVVSDYEKGEGQDLSVKSGETVQLIKEGDDGQWFVKNLKTKQEGWVAAANILTLIGESKSCQSLTSSEGSGSGKLSTSSSCCETYTSFSDIKP